A stretch of Pseudoalteromonas sp. A25 DNA encodes these proteins:
- a CDS encoding ArsR/SmtB family transcription factor has product MKIEQAATQLAELGHVTRLEIYRILVRAGHNGLAVSAIQQQLDIPGSTLSHHIARLVKVGLVSQTREGRVLRCQAQYQQLEGLIAFLSEECCADSC; this is encoded by the coding sequence ATGAAAATTGAACAAGCAGCCACGCAGTTGGCTGAGCTGGGTCATGTTACTCGGCTCGAAATATATCGTATTTTGGTTCGTGCAGGTCACAATGGCTTGGCGGTGTCGGCTATCCAGCAGCAATTGGATATTCCGGGCTCTACCCTGTCTCACCATATCGCACGCTTGGTTAAAGTGGGTTTAGTGAGTCAAACCCGCGAAGGCCGTGTGCTGCGTTGCCAAGCACAGTATCAACAGCTCGAAGGGCTTATTGCCTTTTTATCTGAAGAGTGTTGCGCCGATAGCTGCTAA
- a CDS encoding permease, producing MMFTSTQWQSAIEFFIGAFIELGILFVLISFIVSIVNHYLPMNKVRTLLSGNKGYGIAMSLGAITPFCSCSTLPMMVGLLKARAAFGPVMAFLFTSPLLNPFIVALFLATFGASLTITYAFFVILMAFSSGFLLQYFGFERYIRPELFIDQPNASTQCGSNSSASSCGDTNATCTPAATCAQPKQSKLSLGITLFKGALSQLKSMLPYMILGIAIGAVLHGFVPSELFASLSGMHTILLIPVCALVGTFLYVRASTMIPIAASLVAKGLSMGAVMSLTIAGAGASLPEMIMLKKLFYWPLLLAFIALIFITACLTGMSIELLNLQP from the coding sequence ATGATGTTTACCTCAACACAATGGCAAAGTGCCATCGAATTTTTTATTGGTGCCTTTATAGAACTGGGCATCCTATTTGTGCTGATCAGTTTTATTGTGAGTATCGTTAATCATTACTTACCCATGAATAAGGTACGCACCTTGCTGTCGGGTAATAAAGGCTATGGTATTGCGATGAGCTTGGGGGCCATTACCCCCTTTTGTAGCTGCTCTACTTTGCCCATGATGGTGGGATTGCTTAAAGCCAGAGCTGCATTTGGCCCAGTGATGGCATTTTTGTTTACGTCACCACTGCTTAACCCATTTATTGTGGCGTTATTTTTGGCCACTTTTGGGGCAAGCCTAACCATCACCTATGCTTTTTTTGTGATTCTAATGGCGTTTTCCTCTGGTTTTTTGCTGCAATACTTCGGCTTTGAGCGTTATATTCGACCCGAATTATTTATCGACCAGCCTAATGCCAGTACCCAATGTGGTAGCAACTCATCAGCATCATCATGCGGGGATACAAACGCAACATGCACACCTGCTGCTACTTGTGCACAGCCAAAGCAATCTAAGCTCTCGCTAGGTATCACACTCTTTAAAGGGGCACTCTCACAACTCAAAAGTATGTTGCCCTACATGATCTTAGGTATAGCCATTGGTGCTGTTTTGCATGGCTTTGTACCCAGTGAGCTGTTTGCTTCTCTTAGCGGCATGCACACCATTTTACTTATCCCTGTTTGTGCACTGGTTGGTACCTTTTTATATGTCAGAGCGTCAACCATGATCCCCATTGCTGCCTCTTTGGTTGCCAAAGGCCTGAGTATGGGAGCAGTTATGTCTTTAACCATTGCAGGAGCTGGGGCGAGTTTGCCAGAGATGATCATGCTTAAAAAGCTCTTTTATTGGCCGCTGCTGCTGGCGTTTATTGCGCTTATTTTTATCACTGCTTGCCTTACCGGTATGAGCATCGAACTACTTAATTTACAACCTTAG